One window of Xanthomonas sp. 10-10 genomic DNA carries:
- a CDS encoding biliverdin-producing heme oxygenase: protein MRSDTLAVPASAARALRHATQDTHRLVEAIPLMQALGQGQVERAGYALILRRHHAVLAGFEDRFGDWLDTLVGNGWHYRRRAPALRADLRTLDQAPDTPLAPPAGADAATRWGMLYVIEGSQLGGRMIARSLRRHRPALADALKYFELADDDTAGWRRFQTVLDHCLDSPRARARAIEGAQAMFAHFHTCLAAEPRP from the coding sequence ATGCGTTCCGACACCCTGGCCGTCCCCGCTTCGGCTGCGCGCGCGCTGCGCCATGCCACCCAGGACACGCATCGTCTGGTCGAAGCAATCCCGCTGATGCAGGCGCTCGGGCAGGGGCAGGTCGAGCGCGCCGGCTATGCGCTGATCCTGCGCCGACACCACGCAGTGCTGGCCGGTTTCGAAGACCGGTTTGGCGACTGGCTGGACACCCTGGTCGGCAACGGTTGGCATTACCGCCGGCGTGCGCCGGCCTTGCGCGCGGATCTGCGCACGCTCGACCAGGCACCGGATACGCCGCTGGCTCCACCGGCCGGCGCCGACGCCGCCACGCGCTGGGGCATGTTGTACGTGATCGAAGGCTCGCAGCTGGGCGGCCGGATGATTGCCCGCAGCCTGCGCCGGCATCGCCCCGCGCTGGCCGACGCCCTGAAATATTTCGAGCTGGCCGACGACGATACCGCCGGCTGGCGCCGTTTCCAGACGGTGCTCGATCACTGCCTGGACAGCCCGCGCGCGCGCGCGCGCGCCATCGAGGGCGCGCAAGCCATGTTTGCCCACTTCCATACCTGCCTCGCAGCGGAGCCGCGCCCGTGA
- a CDS encoding TCR/Tet family MFS transporter — translation MSPSADSAPAPGRRRAALIFIFITVLIDVLSFGVIIPVLPDLVRHFTGGDYVVAAGWIGWFGFLFASIQFVCSPLQGALSDRFGRRPVILLSCLGLGLDFILMAIAHSLPMLLLARVISGICSASFSTANAYIADVTPADKRAGAFGMLGAAFGIGFVAGPLIGGWLGGIGLRWPFWFAAGLALLNVLYGWLVLPESLPPERRTARLEWAHANPLGALKLLRRYPQVFGLAAVVFLANLAHYVYPSIFVLFAGYQYHWGPREVSWVLAGVGVCSIIVNALLVGRIVRWLGERRALLLGLGCGVVGFVIYGLADSGTAFLIGVPISAFWAIAAPAAQALITREVGADAQGRVQGALSGLVSLAGIAGPLLFANVFAWFIGSGAPLHLPGAPWLLAGVLLAAGWLMAWARAGRDRGQADAAPG, via the coding sequence ATGTCTCCCTCCGCCGATTCCGCTCCAGCCCCGGGGCGTCGCCGCGCCGCGTTGATCTTCATCTTCATCACCGTGCTGATCGACGTGCTGTCCTTCGGCGTGATCATCCCGGTACTGCCGGATCTGGTGCGCCATTTCACCGGTGGCGACTACGTGGTGGCCGCCGGCTGGATCGGCTGGTTCGGCTTTCTGTTCGCTTCCATCCAGTTCGTCTGCTCGCCGCTGCAAGGCGCCCTGTCCGATCGCTTCGGCCGTCGCCCGGTCATCCTGCTCTCGTGCCTGGGGCTGGGGCTGGACTTCATCCTGATGGCCATCGCCCACAGCTTGCCGATGTTGCTGCTGGCACGGGTGATCTCCGGCATCTGCTCGGCCAGTTTTTCCACGGCCAATGCCTACATCGCCGACGTCACTCCGGCCGACAAACGCGCCGGCGCGTTCGGCATGCTCGGCGCCGCGTTCGGCATTGGCTTCGTCGCCGGCCCGTTGATCGGTGGCTGGCTGGGCGGCATCGGCTTGCGTTGGCCGTTCTGGTTTGCCGCAGGCTTGGCCCTGTTGAACGTGTTGTACGGCTGGTTGGTACTACCCGAATCGCTGCCACCCGAGCGCCGCACCGCGCGGCTCGAGTGGGCGCATGCCAACCCGCTGGGCGCGCTCAAGCTGTTGCGGCGCTACCCGCAGGTGTTCGGTCTGGCGGCGGTGGTTTTTCTGGCCAACCTGGCGCATTACGTCTATCCCAGCATCTTTGTGCTGTTCGCCGGTTACCAGTATCACTGGGGCCCGCGCGAGGTGAGCTGGGTGCTGGCCGGGGTCGGGGTCTGCAGCATCATCGTCAACGCGCTGCTGGTCGGCCGCATCGTGCGGTGGCTGGGCGAACGTCGCGCCTTGTTGCTCGGTCTGGGCTGCGGGGTGGTGGGCTTCGTCATCTACGGGCTGGCCGACAGCGGTACCGCCTTCCTGATCGGCGTGCCGATCAGCGCGTTCTGGGCGATCGCCGCGCCGGCCGCGCAAGCCTTGATCACCCGCGAAGTCGGCGCCGATGCGCAAGGCCGCGTGCAGGGCGCCTTGAGCGGCCTGGTCAGCCTGGCCGGTATCGCCGGGCCGTTGTTGTTCGCCAACGTGTTTGCCTGGTTCATCGGCAGCGGCGCGCCGTTACACCTGCCCGGCGCGCCGTGGTTGCTGGCCGGCGTACTGCTCGCCGCCGGGTGGTTGATGGCGTGGGCGAGGGCGGGGCGCGACCGTGGTCAGGCCGATGCGGCACCTGGCTGA
- the bphP gene encoding bacteriophytochrome BphP, which yields MNQPTEPLDMDVCAREPIHIPGMIQPYGVLLVIEPADGRIVQASSTAADLLGVPLQTLLGMPYVQVLEVPEAQPFAVDAHPQHLLHAEARFPARAVPPEHAWVAAWHLYPEQWLVEIEPRDARLMDVTLREALPLLRSIERDPGIDEAAVRAAKGLRSMIGFDRVMIYRFDEEWNGEVIAEARNPELLAYLGQRYPATDIPAQARALYLRNRVRQIADVGYQSSPIVPTLHPRLGTPVDLSDVSLRSVSPVHLEYLANMGVSATLVSSLVVNDALWGLIACHHYSPHFTSHAMRDATDAVTRALSGRIGALQAVERARMESVLLTVREKLITDFNDAAQMTVEMLADMAPDLMDVVDADGVAIFHGKEISRHGSVPDAAALRRIRDHIESAHHDALREDAVGALHVEAIGEVFPELADLAPLAAGFIFVPLMPQSRSALLWTRREKVQTVNWAGNPQLAKLADIPNSRLSPRKSFDLWQETVRGRARRWSPLHLESARSLRVLIELMERKRFQQDFTLLEASLSRLRDGVAIIERGADTAAHRLIFVNPAFADLSQTEVADLIGRDILTLVADDAARSKVELLEDALRLGRAAYVTLPLRVHDGSPIYRQFHLEPLPSPNGVIAHWLLQLRDPE from the coding sequence GTGAATCAGCCCACCGAACCCCTGGACATGGATGTCTGCGCGCGCGAGCCGATCCACATCCCCGGCATGATCCAGCCTTACGGCGTGCTGCTGGTGATCGAACCGGCCGATGGCCGCATCGTGCAGGCCAGCAGCACCGCCGCCGACCTGCTCGGCGTGCCGCTGCAGACGCTGTTGGGCATGCCGTACGTCCAGGTGCTGGAGGTGCCGGAGGCGCAGCCATTCGCGGTGGATGCGCACCCCCAGCATTTATTGCACGCCGAGGCGCGCTTTCCCGCGCGCGCCGTGCCGCCCGAGCACGCCTGGGTGGCTGCCTGGCATCTGTATCCGGAGCAATGGCTGGTCGAAATCGAGCCGCGCGACGCCCGCCTGATGGATGTCACCCTGCGCGAAGCGCTGCCGCTGTTGCGCAGCATCGAACGCGATCCCGGCATCGACGAAGCGGCGGTGCGGGCGGCCAAGGGCCTGCGCAGCATGATCGGGTTCGACCGGGTGATGATTTACCGCTTCGACGAAGAGTGGAACGGCGAAGTCATCGCCGAAGCGCGTAACCCCGAGCTGCTGGCCTATCTTGGCCAGCGCTATCCCGCCACCGACATCCCGGCGCAGGCGCGCGCGCTGTATTTGCGCAACCGCGTCCGCCAGATCGCCGATGTCGGCTACCAGTCGTCGCCGATCGTGCCCACCCTGCATCCGCGCCTGGGCACTCCGGTGGATCTGAGCGATGTCAGCCTGCGCAGCGTTTCGCCGGTGCATCTGGAATACCTGGCCAACATGGGCGTGAGCGCCACCCTGGTCTCTTCGTTGGTGGTCAACGATGCGTTGTGGGGGCTGATCGCCTGTCACCACTACAGCCCGCACTTCACCAGCCATGCCATGCGCGATGCCACCGACGCGGTGACCCGTGCGCTGTCCGGTCGCATCGGCGCCCTGCAGGCGGTCGAGCGCGCGCGCATGGAATCGGTGTTGCTCACCGTGCGCGAAAAGTTGATCACCGACTTCAACGACGCCGCCCAGATGACGGTAGAGATGCTCGCCGACATGGCGCCGGACCTGATGGACGTGGTCGATGCCGATGGCGTGGCGATCTTCCATGGCAAGGAGATCAGCCGGCACGGCAGCGTGCCCGATGCAGCCGCGCTGCGGCGCATCCGCGACCATATCGAATCGGCGCACCACGATGCCTTGCGCGAGGATGCCGTCGGCGCCCTGCATGTGGAGGCGATCGGCGAGGTATTTCCTGAACTGGCCGATCTCGCGCCGCTGGCCGCCGGCTTCATCTTCGTGCCGCTGATGCCGCAGTCGCGCAGCGCCTTGCTGTGGACCCGCCGCGAAAAGGTGCAGACGGTCAACTGGGCTGGCAATCCGCAGCTGGCCAAGCTGGCCGACATTCCCAACTCACGCCTGTCGCCGCGCAAGAGCTTCGATCTGTGGCAGGAAACCGTGCGCGGCCGCGCGCGGCGTTGGTCGCCGCTGCATCTGGAATCGGCGCGCAGCCTGCGCGTGTTGATCGAACTGATGGAGCGCAAGCGCTTCCAGCAGGACTTCACCCTGCTCGAAGCCTCGCTGTCGCGTCTGCGCGATGGCGTGGCCATCATCGAGCGGGGCGCCGACACTGCCGCGCATCGGCTGATCTTCGTCAACCCGGCATTCGCCGACCTCAGCCAGACCGAGGTCGCCGACCTGATCGGGCGCGACATCCTGACCCTGGTGGCCGACGATGCCGCCAGATCCAAGGTCGAACTGCTCGAGGACGCCTTGCGCCTGGGGCGCGCCGCCTACGTCACCTTGCCGTTGCGCGTGCACGATGGCTCGCCCATCTACCGTCAATTCCACCTCGAACCGCTGCCCAGCCCCAATGGCGTCATCGCCCACTGGCTGCTGCAGCTGCGCGATCCGGAATAG
- a CDS encoding YchJ family protein, with amino-acid sequence MPTSIPTDPCPCGRAADYAQCCGQYHAGAAAPDAETLMRARYSAYVRRDVDYLLASWHPSTRPAELSLDEGGRTTWLGLTVQRAIVTGTDTAEVVFLARYRIGGGSAVRMTEHSRFVREHGHWYYLDAR; translated from the coding sequence ATGCCGACCTCCATCCCCACCGATCCCTGTCCCTGCGGCCGCGCCGCCGACTACGCGCAGTGCTGCGGGCAATACCACGCCGGCGCGGCCGCACCCGACGCCGAAACCCTGATGCGTGCGCGCTACAGCGCCTACGTCCGCCGCGATGTGGATTACCTGCTCGCCAGCTGGCACCCGTCCACGCGTCCGGCCGAACTGTCGCTGGACGAGGGCGGCCGAACCACCTGGCTTGGCCTGACCGTGCAACGCGCCATCGTCACCGGCACCGATACGGCCGAGGTGGTGTTCCTGGCCCGCTATCGCATCGGCGGCGGCAGCGCGGTGCGCATGACCGAACACAGCCGCTTCGTGCGCGAACACGGCCATTGGTATTACCTCGACGCGCGCTGA
- a CDS encoding lytic murein transglycosylase, which translates to MTPTRRALPLLMALLPLVACADPGFDRCLAGLQTQAAAKGVDTADFQRFTAGLAPDPSVLPLLDAQPEFTTPIWDYLASLVDSQRVTDGQAMLVTHRDLLARLSEQTGVDPATIVAVWGVESDYGRVTGKRPLLVSLATLSCAGRRQPFFRGEFLALLSLLQRGDLSPDGLTGSWAGAFGQTQFMPSTYARIAVDGDGDGRRDLVASIPDALASTANYLVKAGWERARPWGMEVTLPRGFDASKAGRTRRQPLQAWQAAGLLGTDGKPLAPSGLPAETPAALLLPAGATGPAFLVFRNYDAIYAYNAAESYALSIALLADRLRGGPGLLAAWPTDDPGLGRPERRDLQQLLLARGHQIGEADGMVGSATRRAIQVEQTRLGLQPADGRPGQRILAALRVAPPLTGMAAVRGTAFKLPAAYPAFAQSPIVHKASPMSDTTGLTTGDFHGFPSLLIDTPFSTAAISLFGGQLLSFVPKGGQDVMWLSPLAKQPPTPIRGGAPVCWPYFGRQDQTGEVPAHGFVRTVPWQLTESRREDDGTLVLTLTPPSFDDLALRLRMTLRIGRTLEQRLITENTSPAPVRFTQALHNYFRVGDALKVSVQGLDGLDYLDKYENYATAHRQQGDWSLRDPRDPGRSDRIYVNAGGRYTLTDPVLGRRIVIATEGSRSLVAWNPGEEAGKKMADVGEGWRNYVCLEAANAGPDVIELAPGASHTLSQTISVE; encoded by the coding sequence ATGACGCCGACCCGGCGCGCCTTGCCGCTGTTGATGGCCTTGCTGCCGCTGGTCGCCTGCGCCGATCCGGGCTTCGACCGTTGCCTGGCGGGGTTGCAGACCCAGGCCGCCGCCAAAGGTGTGGACACCGCAGATTTCCAGCGCTTTACCGCCGGGTTGGCGCCCGATCCCAGTGTCCTGCCGCTGCTGGACGCGCAACCGGAGTTCACTACGCCCATCTGGGATTACCTGGCCAGCCTGGTCGACAGCCAGCGCGTCACCGATGGCCAGGCCATGCTGGTCACCCACCGCGACTTGCTCGCCCGCCTGTCTGAGCAGACCGGCGTCGACCCGGCCACCATCGTGGCGGTCTGGGGCGTGGAGAGCGACTACGGCCGCGTCACCGGCAAGCGCCCGCTGCTGGTGTCGCTGGCCACGCTGTCGTGCGCAGGCCGCCGCCAACCGTTCTTCCGCGGCGAGTTCCTGGCCTTGCTCAGCCTGTTGCAACGCGGCGACCTGTCGCCGGATGGCCTGACCGGCTCCTGGGCCGGCGCCTTCGGGCAGACCCAGTTCATGCCCTCGACCTATGCCCGCATCGCGGTGGACGGCGACGGCGACGGCCGCCGCGACCTGGTCGCCAGCATTCCCGACGCGCTGGCTTCCACCGCCAACTACCTGGTCAAGGCCGGCTGGGAGCGCGCCCGCCCGTGGGGCATGGAAGTCACCCTGCCGCGCGGCTTCGACGCCAGCAAGGCCGGCCGTACCCGCCGCCAACCGTTGCAGGCCTGGCAGGCCGCCGGCCTGCTCGGTACCGACGGCAAGCCGCTCGCCCCGTCCGGGTTGCCCGCCGAGACGCCTGCCGCGCTGCTGCTGCCGGCCGGCGCCACCGGCCCGGCGTTCCTGGTATTCCGCAACTACGATGCGATCTACGCCTACAACGCCGCCGAAAGCTACGCGTTGTCGATCGCGCTGCTGGCCGATCGCCTGCGCGGCGGCCCCGGCCTGCTCGCCGCCTGGCCCACCGACGACCCCGGCCTGGGTCGCCCGGAGCGCCGCGACCTGCAACAGTTGCTGCTGGCCCGCGGTCACCAGATCGGCGAGGCCGACGGCATGGTCGGCAGTGCCACCCGCCGCGCCATCCAGGTCGAGCAGACCCGGCTGGGCCTGCAGCCGGCCGATGGCCGCCCCGGCCAGCGCATCCTCGCCGCCTTGCGCGTCGCGCCGCCGCTCACCGGCATGGCGGCCGTGCGCGGCACCGCCTTCAAGCTGCCGGCCGCCTATCCCGCATTCGCCCAATCTCCCATCGTCCACAAGGCATCCCCCATGTCCGACACCACCGGCCTGACCACAGGCGACTTCCACGGTTTTCCCTCGCTGTTGATCGACACCCCGTTCTCCACTGCGGCGATCAGCCTGTTCGGCGGCCAGCTGCTGTCGTTCGTGCCCAAGGGCGGCCAGGACGTGATGTGGCTGTCGCCGCTCGCCAAGCAGCCGCCCACCCCGATCCGCGGCGGCGCCCCGGTGTGCTGGCCGTACTTCGGCCGCCAGGACCAGACCGGCGAGGTCCCCGCGCACGGCTTCGTGCGCACCGTGCCCTGGCAGCTCACCGAGAGCCGGCGCGAGGACGACGGCACGCTGGTGCTCACGCTGACCCCGCCCAGTTTCGACGACCTGGCGCTGCGCCTGCGCATGACCCTGCGCATCGGCCGCACCCTCGAACAACGCTTGATCACCGAAAACACCAGCCCCGCTCCGGTGCGCTTCACCCAGGCGCTGCACAACTATTTCCGCGTCGGCGACGCACTCAAGGTCAGCGTGCAGGGCCTGGACGGGCTGGACTACCTCGACAAATACGAGAACTACGCCACCGCCCACCGCCAGCAAGGCGACTGGAGCCTGCGCGATCCGCGCGACCCCGGCCGCAGCGACCGCATCTACGTCAACGCCGGCGGCCGCTATACCCTGACCGACCCGGTGCTCGGCCGCCGCATCGTCATCGCCACCGAGGGCAGCCGCTCGCTGGTGGCCTGGAACCCGGGCGAAGAGGCCGGCAAGAAGATGGCCGACGTGGGCGAGGGCTGGCGCAACTACGTCTGCCTGGAAGCGGCCAACGCCGGCCCGGACGTGATCGAACTGGCCCCCGGCGCCAGCCATACCCTGAGCCAGACCATCAGCGTCGAATAA
- a CDS encoding benzoate/H(+) symporter BenE family transporter, with amino-acid sequence MPPARNLFRDLSLSAIAAGFVTVLVGFASSAVIVFEAARHLGADQAQIASWMWALGIGMGVTCIGLSLRYRVPVVTAWSTPGAAMLIGSAAGVPLREAVGSFVVAAVLGLVAGFSGLFERAIKRMPVSLASGMLAGVLLRFGLDLFVAMQSQRVLAVAMLATYLVGRRWFARYAVIATLLAGIAIAAGSGLLHWDGVQLELAHPVLVIPSLSWAAVVGLAIPLFVVTMASQNVPGVAVIRASGYTVPISPTIGWIGAVNALLAPFGGFALNLAAITAAICMGREAHEDPARRYAAAVSAGVLYLVIGLFGATVAAVFAAFPRELVMAIAGIALLGTIGNSLAAALREDGEREAALITFLVTASGLTLGGIGASFWGLVAGTITLLLLRPRS; translated from the coding sequence ATGCCGCCAGCCCGCAACCTGTTCCGCGATCTGTCCCTGTCTGCGATTGCAGCGGGCTTTGTCACCGTCCTGGTGGGGTTTGCCAGTTCCGCGGTGATCGTGTTCGAGGCAGCGCGGCACCTGGGTGCCGATCAGGCACAGATCGCATCGTGGATGTGGGCGCTGGGCATCGGCATGGGCGTTACCTGCATCGGGTTGTCGCTGCGCTATCGGGTGCCGGTGGTGACGGCCTGGTCCACGCCAGGTGCGGCAATGCTGATCGGCAGCGCCGCAGGGGTTCCGTTACGCGAGGCGGTCGGTTCGTTTGTGGTCGCGGCGGTGCTCGGACTGGTGGCCGGGTTCTCGGGCTTGTTCGAGCGGGCGATCAAGCGCATGCCGGTATCCCTGGCGTCGGGCATGTTGGCCGGGGTGCTGCTGCGCTTCGGACTGGATCTGTTCGTGGCGATGCAGAGCCAGCGGGTGCTGGCCGTGGCGATGCTGGCAACCTATCTGGTGGGCCGGCGCTGGTTTGCGCGCTACGCAGTGATTGCGACCCTGCTGGCCGGCATCGCCATTGCGGCGGGCAGTGGGCTGCTGCACTGGGACGGCGTGCAGCTGGAGCTGGCCCATCCGGTCCTGGTGATTCCATCGCTGTCGTGGGCTGCGGTGGTCGGGCTGGCGATCCCGTTGTTCGTGGTCACGATGGCCTCGCAGAATGTGCCCGGCGTGGCGGTGATCCGCGCGTCCGGCTACACGGTGCCGATCTCGCCGACGATCGGCTGGATCGGGGCGGTCAATGCATTGCTGGCGCCGTTCGGCGGCTTTGCATTGAACCTGGCCGCGATCACCGCTGCGATCTGCATGGGCCGCGAGGCGCATGAGGACCCTGCCCGGCGTTATGCCGCTGCGGTGAGCGCAGGCGTGCTGTATCTGGTGATCGGTTTGTTCGGGGCGACCGTGGCGGCGGTCTTTGCGGCGTTCCCGCGCGAGCTGGTGATGGCGATTGCCGGAATTGCGCTGCTGGGCACCATTGGAAACAGTCTGGCGGCCGCCTTGCGCGAAGACGGCGAACGCGAGGCGGCATTGATCACCTTCCTGGTGACGGCCTCCGGGCTGACCTTGGGCGGAATCGGTGCGTCGTTCTGGGGGCTCGTGGCCGGAACCATCACCTTGTTGCTGCTGCGGCCACGCAGTTGA